One window from the genome of Scatophagus argus isolate fScaArg1 chromosome 13, fScaArg1.pri, whole genome shotgun sequence encodes:
- the LOC124070081 gene encoding carboxyl-terminal PDZ ligand of neuronal nitric oxide synthase protein-like — translation MPGVTKYNLVDDAHDLRIPMHNDEVFRHGVCFEAKYIGSLEVGRPGSRMEIVAAMRRIRYEFKLKNIKKKKVNIVVSTDCIKVILRKKKRKGWSWDDNTILVTQDPIYRIFYVSHDAQDLKIFSYIARDGQSNVFRCNVFKSKRKSQAMRIVRTVGQAFDVCHQLTLQQKSDDQEDEEGKGEDSEAVPAKKRLALSEETDLEATTEESIECVSSSDLDKSKKEEAFSNDGKVSDGPSLLLSSPVLGASVSGQLAAEAPCSEEHQIQLLKKQLQQQEQQALAASAQVHVLQEQLSVEVSARTDAQARVQKLLQQNTDLLQHISLLVKQIQELELKAAGQLTTMGSQDSLLEITFRAKPPSTSYEPLTSSSSMGALAAQSRLQITDSAWVSALPGPCSPGTMGTGTSPLGLGSSGVRLECFRFSSRGPDSQEQGQDTGETTSDGAPDDNSLLGEQVLGALELLRFRESGIGSEYESNTDESDDRDSWGQGEGVGADGAARLLNVLNAENLPDCLGDEMAV, via the exons ATGCCAGGGGTAACCAAGTACAATTTAGTAGATGACGCGCACGATTTGAGGATCCCCATGCACAACGACGAGGTGTTCAGGCATGGGGTCTGCTTCGAGGCAAAG TACATTGGTAGTTTGGAGGTGGGTCGCCCCGGGAGCCGGATGGAGATTGTCGCTGCAATGAGGAGAATCAGA tatGAATTCAAACTGAAgaatataaagaaaaagaaggtcaACATTGTCGTATCTACAGATTGTATCAAAGTGATTTTGCGCAAAAAGAAG AGAAAAGGGTGGTCCTGGGATGACAATACCATCTTGGTGACCCAGGATCCCATCTACAG GATCTTCTATGTCTCACATGATGCCCAGGACTTGAAGATCTTTAGTTACATAGCAAGAGATGGTCAAAGCAACGTGTTCCGCTGCAATGTGTTCAAGTCAAAGAGGAAA TCTCAGGCCATGAGGATTGTGCGGACGGTGGGTCAGGCTTTTGATGTGTGTCACCAGCTGACCCTGCAGCAGAAAAGTGATGAccaggaggatgaggaggggaaGGGTGAAGATTCAGAGGCAGTGCCag CAAAGAAGAGGCTCGCATTGTCAGAGGAGACCGACCTTGAAGCCACTACAGAGGAGAGCATTGAGTGCGTCTCCTCTTCAGACCTGGATAAGAGCAAAAAGGAAGAGGCCTTCAGTAATGACGGCAAG GTGTCCGATGGCCCATCTCTCCTGCTGAGCTCCCCCGTCCTTGGAGCATCTGTATCGGGTCAGTTGGCAGCAGAGGCTCCCTGCTCTGAAGAGCACCAGATTCAGCTACTCAAGAAACAACTGCAGCAACAGGAACAACAGGCACTGGCAGCTTCAGCACAG GTCCATGTGCTTCAGGAGCAGCTGTCGGTGGAGGTGAGTGCACGGACCGATGCCCAGGCTAGAgtgcagaagctgctgcagcagaacacCGACCTGCTGCAACATATTTCCCTGCTGGTCAAACAGATCCAGGAACTGGAGCTCAAAGCTGCTGGCCAGTTAACAACCA TGGGCTCCCAGGACAGTCTTCTCGAGATCACTTTTCGCGCTAAGCCCCCCAGCACATCCTATGagcctctcacctcctcctcatctatGGGTGCGTTAGCGGCTCAGTCTCGGCTCCAGATTACTGACAGTGCCTGGGTCTCCGCCCTCCCCGGACCCTGCTCTCCAGGCACCATGGGCACTGGCACCAGCCCTCTGGGCCTCGGTAGCAGTGGGGTCCGACTCGAGTGCTTTCGCTTCTCCTCCAGGGGGCCGGACAGCCAGGAGCAGGGCCAGGACACAGGGGAGACTACCAGTGATGGAGCTCCGGATGATAACTCGCTGCTGGGGGAGCAGGTCCTGGGAGCCTTGGAGCTCCTCCGGTTTAGAGAGTCAGGGATCGGATCTGAGTACGAATCGAACACTGATGAGAGCGACGACCGAGACAGCTGGGGGCAGGGGGAGGGAGTGGGGGCTGACGGTGCTGCTCGACTCTTAAATGTGCTGAATGCAGAGAATCTGCCGGACTGCTTAGGGGATGAGATGGCTGTGTAG
- the LOC124070080 gene encoding discoidin domain-containing receptor 2-like isoform X2, whose product MKVMKVQQISHHVFFILLAATVQSQVTPEMCRYPLGMSGGQIQDEDISASSQWSESTAARFGRLDLDNGDGDGAWCPDIMSQPDSLKDYLQVDLRSLYFITLVGTQGRHADGMGNEFAQRYRIKYSRDGSNWVSWHDRKGRQVIEGNRNAYDVVLKDLEPPIIARFVRFMPVTDHSMIVCMRVELYGCQWLDGLMSYSIPDGHQMIYRGLDVYFNDSVYDGASAERLTKGLGQLTDGNWGLDDFLHSHIYSTWPGYDYVGWNNKSFPKGYVEMIFDFDHVRNFTSMKVHCNNMFSRGVRMFRQASCYFRSGSDWEANPVTFRPTVDHVSQSARFITVPLGDHTASTIKCRFHFSDVWMLFSEVAFQSGSAVYNTSLTTGKPTDPLPGDDPTHKVDDSNTRILIGCLVAIIAILLAIIVIILWRQVWQKMLEKASRRLLDDELTARLAVQAQAFSSHHSSLTSEDGSTSNSTYERIFPLCADYQEPSRLIRKLPEFAQSTELLAGPSTSGSDGAPHYAEADIISLQESSDSSTYSFTAVNMNLFAGTDSSMREFPRHKLTFKEKLGEGQFGEVHLCEAEGMQDFLDEDLSIEVNNESPLMVAVKTLREDANKNARNDFLKEIRIMSRLRDPNIVRLLAVCVDTDPLCMITEYMENGDLNQFLHNLRLKEAADEDKIEQEGKEGKSMVRYNNLIGMAVQIASGMKYLSSLNFVHRDLATRNCLVGKNYTIKIADFGMSRNLYRGDYYRIQGRAVLPIRWMSWESILLGKFTMASDVWAFGVTLWEILTLCEEQPYSQLSDEQVIENTGEFFRDQGKQVYLPKPPCCPDRVYNDLMLSCWRRNAKQRPSFQEIHTQLMESLV is encoded by the exons ATGAAGGTCATGAAGGTTCAGCAAATCTCACACCATGTCTTCTTTATCCTTCTGGCTGCCACCGTGCAATCTCAAGTCACCCCAG AAATGTGTCGATATCCTCTCGGTATGAGCGGCGGGCAGATTCAGGACGAGGACATCTCTGCCTCCAGTCAGTGGTCTGAGTCAACTGCTGCGAGATTTGGCAG gcTTGACTTAGACAACGGAGACGGTGATGGGGCCTGGTGCCCTGACATCATGTCACAGCCAGACAGCCTCAAAGATTATCTCCAGGTGGACCTGCGCTCACTGTATTTCATCACACTGGTGGGCACCCAAGGTCGCCACGCGGACGGCATGGGTAATGAGTTTGCTCAGCGATACAGGATCAAATACAGCCGCGACGGCAGCAACTGGGTCAGCTGGCACGATAGGAAGGGAAGGCAG GTCATTGAGGGGAACAGGAATGCATATGATGTGGTGCTGAAGGATCTGGAGCCTCCCATCATAGCTCGTTTTGTGCGCTTTATGCCTGTGACAGACCACTCCATGATCGTGTGTATGAGAGTGGAGCTCTACGGCTGCCAATGGCTGG ATGGCCTGATGTCTTATAGCATTCCAGATGGGCACCAAATGATCTACAGAGGTCTGGATGTCTACTTTAATGACTCTGTGTATGATGGAGCTTCagctgaaag ACTGACAAAAGGCCTCGGCCAGCTGACAGATGGCAACTGGGGTCTGGATGATTTTCTGCACAGCCACATATACAGCACATGGCCAGGCTACGACTACGTGGGCTGGAACAACAAGAGCTTCCCCAAAGGTTACGTGGAGATGATCTTTGACTTTGACCATGTCCGAAACTTCACCTCCATGAAG GTTCACTGTAATAACATGTTCAGCAGGGGGGTGAGGATGTTCAGACAGGCCAGCTGTTACTTCCGGTCAGGATCAGACTGGGAGGCCAACCCGGTGACCTTCAGGCCCACCGTTGACCACGTGAGTCAAAGTGCTCGCTTCATCACCGTGCCCCTTGGGGACCACACAGCCAGCACCATCAAATGCCGTTTCCACTTCAGCGACGTTTGGATGCTGTTCAGTGAGGTGGCCTTCCAGTCAG gTTCGGCTGTGTATAATACATCTCTCACTACTGGCAAACCCACAGACCCACTGCCAG GGGACGACCCTACTCATAAAGTGGACGACAGCAATACCAGgatcctgattggctgcttgGTGGCTATTATTGCCATCCTATTGGCTATCATTGTCATCATCCTCTGGAGGCAGGTCTGGCAGAAAATGCTTGAGAAG GCATCTCGTCGCTTGCTGGACGATGAGCTTACGGCTCGTCTTGCCGTTCAGGCCCAGGCCTTCTCTTCCCACCACTCCTCTCTGACCAGCGAGGATGGCTCCACCTCCAATTCCACCTATGAAAGAATCTTCCCCCTCTGTGCCGACTACCAAGAGCCTTCACGCCTTATCAGGAAACTACCCGAGTTTGCTCAGTCCACCGAGCTCCTCG CAGGGCCGAGCACCAGTGGCTCAGACGGTGCGCCCCACTATGCAGAGGCAGACATCATCAGCCTCCAGGAGTCCTCAGACAGCAGCACCTACTCCTTCACGGCTGTCAACATGAATCTGTTTGCTGGCACCGATTCCTCCATGAGAGAGTTTCCCAGGCACAAGCTCACCTTTAAGGAGAAGCTGGGAGAGGGCCAGTTTGGAGAA GTGCACTTGTGTGAGGCAGAGGGCATGCAGGACTTTTTGGATGAGGATTTGTCTATAGAGGTAAACAATGAGTCACCTCTGATGGTTGCTGTGAAGACGCTAAGGGAAGATGCCAACAAGAATGCAAG GAATGACTTCCTGAAAGAGATCCGGATCATGTCTCGTCTAAGGGACCCCAACATTGTCCGTCTGCTGGCGGTATGTGTGGACACAGATCCGCTGTGCATGATCACTGAGTACATGGAAAATGGAGACCTGAACCAATTCCTCCACAATCTCAGACTAAAAGAGGCTGCTGATGAAGACAAGATAGAAcaagagggaaaagaaggaaagagcaTGGTTCG CTACAATAATCTAATTGGCATGGCTGTGCAGATTGCATCTGGTATGAAGTACTTGTCCTCTCTCAACTTTGTCCACCGGGATCTGGCAACCCGCAACTGCCTGGTGGGTAAAAACTACACCATAAAGATTGCTGATTTCGGTATGAGTCGGAACCTGTACAGAGGAGACTACTACAGGATCCAGGGCCGGGCTGTCCTGCCCATTCGCTGGATGTCCTGGGAGAGCATCCTGCTG GGTAAGTTCACCATGGCCAGTGATGTGTGGGCGTTTGGTGTGACTCTGTGGGAGATTCTGACTCTGTGCGAGGAGCAGCCATACTCTCAGCTCTCTGACGAGCAGGTCATTGAGAACACAGGGGAGTTCTTCAGGGACCAGGGCAAGCAG GTGTACCTGCCAAAGCCTCCCTGTTGTCCCGATAGAGTCTACAATGATCTCatgctgagctgctggaggagaaatGCCAAGCAGAGGCCAAGCTTTCAGGAGATACACACTCAGCTGATGGAGAGCCTGGTGTAG
- the LOC124070080 gene encoding discoidin domain-containing receptor 2-like isoform X1, translated as MKVMKVQQISHHVFFILLAATVQSQVTPEMCRYPLGMSGGQIQDEDISASSQWSESTAARFGRLDLDNGDGDGAWCPDIMSQPDSLKDYLQVDLRSLYFITLVGTQGRHADGMGNEFAQRYRIKYSRDGSNWVSWHDRKGRQVIEGNRNAYDVVLKDLEPPIIARFVRFMPVTDHSMIVCMRVELYGCQWLDGLMSYSIPDGHQMIYRGLDVYFNDSVYDGASAERLTKGLGQLTDGNWGLDDFLHSHIYSTWPGYDYVGWNNKSFPKGYVEMIFDFDHVRNFTSMKVHCNNMFSRGVRMFRQASCYFRSGSDWEANPVTFRPTVDHVSQSARFITVPLGDHTASTIKCRFHFSDVWMLFSEVAFQSGSAVYNTSLTTGKPTDPLPGDDPTHKVDDSNTRILIGCLVAIIAILLAIIVIILWRQVWQKMLEKASRRLLDDELTARLAVQAQAFSSHHSSLTSEDGSTSNSTYERIFPLCADYQEPSRLIRKLPEFAQSTELLGKANAQRNKCCGCCLQVLKCVYLCVSTAGPSTSGSDGAPHYAEADIISLQESSDSSTYSFTAVNMNLFAGTDSSMREFPRHKLTFKEKLGEGQFGEVHLCEAEGMQDFLDEDLSIEVNNESPLMVAVKTLREDANKNARNDFLKEIRIMSRLRDPNIVRLLAVCVDTDPLCMITEYMENGDLNQFLHNLRLKEAADEDKIEQEGKEGKSMVRYNNLIGMAVQIASGMKYLSSLNFVHRDLATRNCLVGKNYTIKIADFGMSRNLYRGDYYRIQGRAVLPIRWMSWESILLGKFTMASDVWAFGVTLWEILTLCEEQPYSQLSDEQVIENTGEFFRDQGKQVYLPKPPCCPDRVYNDLMLSCWRRNAKQRPSFQEIHTQLMESLV; from the exons ATGAAGGTCATGAAGGTTCAGCAAATCTCACACCATGTCTTCTTTATCCTTCTGGCTGCCACCGTGCAATCTCAAGTCACCCCAG AAATGTGTCGATATCCTCTCGGTATGAGCGGCGGGCAGATTCAGGACGAGGACATCTCTGCCTCCAGTCAGTGGTCTGAGTCAACTGCTGCGAGATTTGGCAG gcTTGACTTAGACAACGGAGACGGTGATGGGGCCTGGTGCCCTGACATCATGTCACAGCCAGACAGCCTCAAAGATTATCTCCAGGTGGACCTGCGCTCACTGTATTTCATCACACTGGTGGGCACCCAAGGTCGCCACGCGGACGGCATGGGTAATGAGTTTGCTCAGCGATACAGGATCAAATACAGCCGCGACGGCAGCAACTGGGTCAGCTGGCACGATAGGAAGGGAAGGCAG GTCATTGAGGGGAACAGGAATGCATATGATGTGGTGCTGAAGGATCTGGAGCCTCCCATCATAGCTCGTTTTGTGCGCTTTATGCCTGTGACAGACCACTCCATGATCGTGTGTATGAGAGTGGAGCTCTACGGCTGCCAATGGCTGG ATGGCCTGATGTCTTATAGCATTCCAGATGGGCACCAAATGATCTACAGAGGTCTGGATGTCTACTTTAATGACTCTGTGTATGATGGAGCTTCagctgaaag ACTGACAAAAGGCCTCGGCCAGCTGACAGATGGCAACTGGGGTCTGGATGATTTTCTGCACAGCCACATATACAGCACATGGCCAGGCTACGACTACGTGGGCTGGAACAACAAGAGCTTCCCCAAAGGTTACGTGGAGATGATCTTTGACTTTGACCATGTCCGAAACTTCACCTCCATGAAG GTTCACTGTAATAACATGTTCAGCAGGGGGGTGAGGATGTTCAGACAGGCCAGCTGTTACTTCCGGTCAGGATCAGACTGGGAGGCCAACCCGGTGACCTTCAGGCCCACCGTTGACCACGTGAGTCAAAGTGCTCGCTTCATCACCGTGCCCCTTGGGGACCACACAGCCAGCACCATCAAATGCCGTTTCCACTTCAGCGACGTTTGGATGCTGTTCAGTGAGGTGGCCTTCCAGTCAG gTTCGGCTGTGTATAATACATCTCTCACTACTGGCAAACCCACAGACCCACTGCCAG GGGACGACCCTACTCATAAAGTGGACGACAGCAATACCAGgatcctgattggctgcttgGTGGCTATTATTGCCATCCTATTGGCTATCATTGTCATCATCCTCTGGAGGCAGGTCTGGCAGAAAATGCTTGAGAAG GCATCTCGTCGCTTGCTGGACGATGAGCTTACGGCTCGTCTTGCCGTTCAGGCCCAGGCCTTCTCTTCCCACCACTCCTCTCTGACCAGCGAGGATGGCTCCACCTCCAATTCCACCTATGAAAGAATCTTCCCCCTCTGTGCCGACTACCAAGAGCCTTCACGCCTTATCAGGAAACTACCCGAGTTTGCTCAGTCCACCGAGCTCCTCGGTAAGGCGAACGCGCAGCGTAATAAGTGCTGTGGATGTTGCTTGCAGgtgctgaagtgtgtgtatttgtgtgtttcgACAGCAGGGCCGAGCACCAGTGGCTCAGACGGTGCGCCCCACTATGCAGAGGCAGACATCATCAGCCTCCAGGAGTCCTCAGACAGCAGCACCTACTCCTTCACGGCTGTCAACATGAATCTGTTTGCTGGCACCGATTCCTCCATGAGAGAGTTTCCCAGGCACAAGCTCACCTTTAAGGAGAAGCTGGGAGAGGGCCAGTTTGGAGAA GTGCACTTGTGTGAGGCAGAGGGCATGCAGGACTTTTTGGATGAGGATTTGTCTATAGAGGTAAACAATGAGTCACCTCTGATGGTTGCTGTGAAGACGCTAAGGGAAGATGCCAACAAGAATGCAAG GAATGACTTCCTGAAAGAGATCCGGATCATGTCTCGTCTAAGGGACCCCAACATTGTCCGTCTGCTGGCGGTATGTGTGGACACAGATCCGCTGTGCATGATCACTGAGTACATGGAAAATGGAGACCTGAACCAATTCCTCCACAATCTCAGACTAAAAGAGGCTGCTGATGAAGACAAGATAGAAcaagagggaaaagaaggaaagagcaTGGTTCG CTACAATAATCTAATTGGCATGGCTGTGCAGATTGCATCTGGTATGAAGTACTTGTCCTCTCTCAACTTTGTCCACCGGGATCTGGCAACCCGCAACTGCCTGGTGGGTAAAAACTACACCATAAAGATTGCTGATTTCGGTATGAGTCGGAACCTGTACAGAGGAGACTACTACAGGATCCAGGGCCGGGCTGTCCTGCCCATTCGCTGGATGTCCTGGGAGAGCATCCTGCTG GGTAAGTTCACCATGGCCAGTGATGTGTGGGCGTTTGGTGTGACTCTGTGGGAGATTCTGACTCTGTGCGAGGAGCAGCCATACTCTCAGCTCTCTGACGAGCAGGTCATTGAGAACACAGGGGAGTTCTTCAGGGACCAGGGCAAGCAG GTGTACCTGCCAAAGCCTCCCTGTTGTCCCGATAGAGTCTACAATGATCTCatgctgagctgctggaggagaaatGCCAAGCAGAGGCCAAGCTTTCAGGAGATACACACTCAGCTGATGGAGAGCCTGGTGTAG